A portion of the Pseudarthrobacter sp. L1SW genome contains these proteins:
- a CDS encoding NAD(P)H-hydrate dehydratase, with protein MSTRGEAAGAERAGAEQPTLVTPSLLRDWPLPSPGEDKYSRGSVLVVGGARATPGAALLAGAAALRAGAGKLTLAVSESVAVHVGVALPECGAVGLPETPGGSVTAEGLDRISTYLDRADAVLVGPGLDDLDLAEELLRALLERETGEGGPNGPGGPAVVLDAYALGALVKVEDLIEPWKGRLILTPNPKEAEVLLGRDVKDLEANVAAIAERYRAVVSCQGLIARPPGDAPEQPELWKITTGYGGLGTSGSGDVLAGAIAGLRARGTSEAQAACWGTHLHAAAADRLASRLGPLGFLARELADELPALMLELNT; from the coding sequence GTGTCCACCCGCGGTGAGGCGGCCGGGGCCGAGCGGGCCGGGGCCGAGCAGCCGACGTTGGTGACGCCGTCGCTCCTGCGCGATTGGCCGCTGCCCTCTCCGGGCGAGGACAAGTACTCCCGCGGATCGGTCTTGGTGGTGGGCGGAGCCCGGGCGACTCCCGGCGCCGCCCTGCTGGCCGGGGCAGCCGCTCTCCGGGCCGGCGCAGGGAAGCTCACCCTGGCGGTCTCGGAGTCCGTGGCCGTCCACGTGGGCGTCGCGCTGCCGGAGTGCGGGGCGGTGGGGCTGCCGGAAACCCCTGGCGGGTCCGTGACGGCCGAGGGCCTTGACCGTATTTCCACGTACCTGGACCGGGCAGATGCCGTGCTGGTGGGCCCGGGCCTCGATGACCTGGACCTGGCCGAGGAGCTGCTCCGGGCGCTGCTCGAGCGGGAGACAGGAGAAGGCGGGCCGAACGGCCCGGGAGGTCCCGCCGTCGTGCTGGATGCCTACGCCCTGGGCGCCCTGGTGAAGGTGGAGGACCTGATTGAGCCGTGGAAAGGCCGCCTGATCCTCACCCCCAACCCCAAGGAGGCCGAGGTCCTGCTTGGCCGCGACGTGAAGGACCTGGAGGCGAACGTGGCCGCGATTGCCGAACGCTACCGTGCCGTGGTCAGCTGCCAGGGCCTGATCGCGCGGCCGCCCGGAGATGCCCCGGAACAGCCGGAGCTCTGGAAAATCACCACAGGATACGGCGGGCTGGGGACCTCGGGCAGCGGGGATGTCCTGGCCGGTGCCATCGCCGGCCTCCGCGCCCGGGGCACCAGTGAAGCGCAGGCCGCATGCTGGGGGACCCACCTTCATGCGGCTGCAGCGGACAGGCTTGCCAGCCGGCTGGGACCGTTGGGCTTCCTGGCGCGCGAACTCGCGGATGAACTGCCCGCGCTGATGCTGGAGCTCAACACCTGA
- a CDS encoding SRPBCC family protein, with the protein MPVVEESVVIARPPEEVFDFVSKFQNIALFDSSVTTSEQVGDGPLGVGTRGRGTSKVMGRQFDWTVEVTEFDPPRRMVSRSVEGKLDFTITFTLEPADGGTRLTQRIDAASGLGGVFGKLADPLVERAQGRTVRANLETLAEWLAEHPQS; encoded by the coding sequence ATGCCTGTTGTAGAAGAAAGTGTTGTTATCGCCCGGCCGCCGGAGGAGGTCTTTGACTTCGTGTCGAAGTTCCAGAACATCGCACTCTTTGACTCCTCGGTCACCACCTCGGAGCAGGTCGGGGACGGCCCCCTGGGCGTCGGTACCCGCGGGCGCGGCACCAGCAAAGTCATGGGGCGGCAGTTCGACTGGACCGTCGAGGTCACTGAGTTCGATCCGCCCCGGCGCATGGTGTCCCGTTCCGTCGAGGGCAAGCTGGATTTCACCATCACCTTCACGCTTGAACCGGCCGACGGCGGCACCCGTCTCACGCAGCGGATCGACGCCGCGAGCGGACTGGGGGGCGTCTTCGGCAAGCTGGCCGACCCGCTCGTGGAACGGGCCCAGGGGCGGACCGTGCGCGCCAACCTCGAAACCCTGGCCGAGTGGCTGGCGGAGCATCCCCAGTCCTGA
- a CDS encoding FAD-dependent monooxygenase, with amino-acid sequence MTADSDVLVVGAGPAGLTTALQAHAHGATVRIVDRRAERVRPSRAMMLHARALEGLRPLGVTDELLSRADTTPEARIHLGNRVVQARLGHADLPDTAFPHLTLVRQADVEDVLWRALKARDVPVDWGVEFRGLAAFAGREGTLRADLRLADGDVPRGNGLPANGPRANLAHAGQPGGLLEQHDCRFLAGCDGQSSTVRGLVGADWRGAPYRVEAVLADLELDGPLDPGLLHVAVGNGGLAFLFALGEGATWRLLATRPADPHAAGPFGQLGPEVAAGEVARLVQGSGLEATVRDVRWSAQVRLQHRLASRFRSGNLFLAGDAAHAHSPAGGQGMNNGILDALNLGWKLGFASGGGTHPELLGSYDYERRLAARRVLALTHAIFFGEASPHPLARLLRRVLPVSAPLLPVLLRRRRLTSAGIRLLAQPFVRYRNSAISVEGTPPAARWPRPGDRLPDAPVVTGGRSVRLHELTAAPGVHVLLEHDAGWDAAGADLTFSGRKVHVHRLSSHPGRGIVAVRPDGHVGFRCGEADLHQLRAWLRLVGAVPG; translated from the coding sequence ATGACAGCCGACAGCGACGTCCTGGTGGTGGGCGCAGGCCCCGCCGGCCTGACAACAGCCCTCCAGGCCCACGCCCACGGGGCCACCGTCCGGATTGTTGACCGGCGGGCCGAGCGCGTCCGTCCCTCGCGGGCCATGATGCTCCATGCCCGTGCGCTCGAAGGGCTCCGGCCACTGGGCGTCACGGACGAGTTGCTCAGCCGGGCGGACACAACTCCGGAGGCGCGCATCCACCTGGGTAACCGGGTGGTGCAGGCCAGGCTCGGCCACGCCGATCTTCCGGATACGGCCTTCCCGCACCTGACGCTGGTACGGCAGGCCGACGTCGAGGACGTTCTGTGGCGGGCCCTCAAAGCCCGGGACGTGCCGGTTGACTGGGGCGTTGAGTTCCGTGGCCTGGCCGCCTTCGCGGGCAGGGAGGGAACGCTGCGCGCCGACCTGCGGCTGGCGGACGGCGACGTCCCCCGTGGCAACGGGCTCCCCGCGAACGGACCGCGTGCCAACCTGGCCCATGCCGGCCAGCCCGGAGGGCTCCTGGAGCAGCACGACTGCCGCTTCCTTGCCGGATGCGACGGCCAATCCAGTACCGTGCGCGGGCTTGTCGGCGCCGACTGGCGCGGGGCGCCGTACCGGGTGGAGGCCGTCCTGGCCGACCTGGAACTCGATGGCCCGCTGGACCCCGGGCTCCTCCATGTCGCCGTCGGGAACGGCGGGCTGGCGTTCCTTTTCGCCCTTGGGGAGGGCGCCACGTGGCGGCTGCTCGCCACCCGCCCGGCAGATCCGCATGCCGCCGGCCCGTTCGGCCAACTGGGGCCGGAAGTTGCGGCAGGGGAAGTGGCCCGGCTGGTCCAAGGGTCAGGGCTGGAGGCGACGGTCCGGGACGTGCGGTGGTCCGCGCAGGTCCGCCTGCAGCACCGGCTCGCCAGCAGGTTCCGCAGCGGGAACCTGTTCCTGGCCGGAGATGCCGCGCACGCCCATTCACCGGCGGGCGGCCAGGGGATGAACAACGGCATTCTCGACGCACTCAATCTTGGCTGGAAGCTGGGTTTCGCTTCGGGCGGCGGGACGCACCCGGAACTGCTCGGCTCCTATGATTACGAGCGCCGCCTCGCCGCCCGGCGGGTGCTGGCCCTGACGCATGCCATCTTTTTCGGGGAAGCGTCGCCCCACCCCCTTGCCCGCCTGCTCCGCAGGGTCCTGCCGGTTTCCGCGCCGTTGCTGCCGGTGCTCCTGCGCCGGCGCCGGCTCACGTCCGCGGGCATCAGGCTCCTGGCACAGCCTTTTGTCCGCTACCGGAACAGCGCCATCTCGGTGGAGGGCACACCGCCCGCAGCGCGCTGGCCGCGGCCGGGGGACCGGCTGCCGGATGCGCCGGTGGTCACCGGCGGGCGGAGCGTCCGCCTTCACGAGTTGACTGCGGCGCCGGGCGTGCACGTCTTGCTGGAGCACGACGCCGGATGGGATGCCGCGGGCGCGGACCTCACCTTCTCCGGGCGCAAGGTTCATGTGCACCGGCTCAGCAGCCATCCCGGCCGCGGCATCGTTGCGGTGCGCCCGGACGGGCACGTCGGTTTCCGGTGCGGGGAGGCGGACCTGCACCAGCTGCGTGCCTGGCTTCGGCTGGTGGGCGCCGTCCCGGGCTGA
- a CDS encoding histidine phosphatase family protein — protein sequence MNDDGLTEAVQEAGAVELLLIRHGESEGNVAATEAREAGAEVIAVPARDADVNLSDIGQEQAKALGVALARIAEEFRPDAVVSSPYARARQTAEIAVEVAGWPVRVRTDERLRDRELGILDRLTRLGVEQRYPEEVERREWLGKLYYRPPGGESWADVALRLRSVLAELNNLGTGHRVMLVCHDAVIMLFRYVLEGLSETELLDLAATTSVLNASLTRYVRPSGAGPWTLESFNVADHLTEQGVTVTEHGGDTSVHPR from the coding sequence TTGAACGACGACGGGCTGACAGAGGCTGTGCAGGAGGCGGGGGCGGTGGAGCTGCTGCTGATCCGCCACGGCGAGAGCGAGGGCAACGTTGCCGCCACCGAGGCCCGGGAGGCGGGGGCGGAGGTCATCGCCGTGCCGGCGCGTGACGCGGACGTGAACCTGTCCGATATTGGGCAGGAGCAGGCGAAAGCGCTGGGCGTGGCGCTGGCCCGGATCGCCGAGGAGTTCCGGCCGGACGCCGTGGTGTCCTCGCCCTACGCGCGTGCCCGGCAGACGGCGGAAATCGCCGTGGAGGTGGCTGGCTGGCCCGTGCGGGTGCGCACTGATGAGCGGCTGCGGGACCGCGAGCTGGGCATCCTGGACCGGCTCACCCGGCTGGGCGTGGAGCAGCGTTACCCGGAGGAGGTGGAACGCCGCGAGTGGCTGGGCAAGCTGTACTACCGGCCGCCAGGCGGTGAATCCTGGGCGGACGTAGCCCTCCGGCTGCGCTCCGTCCTGGCGGAGCTGAACAACCTGGGCACCGGGCACCGGGTGATGCTCGTGTGCCACGACGCCGTGATCATGCTCTTCCGGTACGTGCTCGAAGGGCTGAGCGAAACAGAACTCCTGGACCTCGCAGCCACAACCTCGGTGCTGAATGCCTCCCTGACCCGGTATGTGCGGCCCTCCGGCGCCGGACCGTGGACGCTCGAGAGCTTCAATGTGGCGGACCACCTGACCGAGCAGGGCGTCACCGTGACCGAACACGGCGGGGATACCAGTGTCCACCCGCGGTGA
- a CDS encoding ABC transporter ATP-binding protein: MTLLISNVSKSYGDVHAVQGVSFSCRPGSVTGFIGPNGSGKSTTLKMIAGLVRPDEGSITFDGMAYKDLENPGIEAGFLLDPSAHHPGRSVRETVALPAIMMRLPKSRVDAVLVAVGLSQVSRRKVRSLSLGMRQRLSLAIALLGEPKFLVLDEPANGLDIEGMSWLKTFLTGYAANGGSVLVSSHLLNELETYAHNVVIIDRGRIVSTSTIHDLTRTDVTEVQGPDLRSVELALEADGIKGLRASGDSGAVVLVDAAPERVGESMWRHHVHISLLRRKPGASLEDYYSGLTSPEFAAARERESR; the protein is encoded by the coding sequence ATGACTCTCCTTATTAGCAATGTGTCCAAATCCTACGGTGATGTGCATGCCGTGCAAGGCGTCAGCTTCAGTTGCCGGCCCGGCTCGGTCACCGGGTTCATCGGTCCGAACGGTTCCGGCAAGTCCACGACCCTCAAGATGATTGCGGGCCTCGTTCGCCCCGATGAAGGGTCGATCACCTTCGACGGGATGGCGTATAAGGACCTGGAGAATCCGGGGATCGAGGCCGGGTTCCTGCTCGACCCGTCCGCTCACCACCCGGGAAGGTCGGTCCGCGAGACGGTGGCGCTGCCAGCAATCATGATGCGGCTTCCGAAGAGCCGGGTGGACGCCGTCCTGGTTGCTGTGGGACTCTCACAGGTTTCCCGGAGGAAGGTCAGGTCCCTCTCGCTTGGCATGCGGCAGCGGCTCAGCCTGGCAATTGCACTCCTGGGCGAGCCGAAATTCCTCGTCCTGGACGAGCCGGCCAACGGACTGGACATCGAGGGCATGTCGTGGCTGAAAACGTTCCTCACTGGTTACGCAGCGAACGGCGGCTCGGTGCTCGTGTCCAGCCACTTGCTGAACGAACTCGAGACCTACGCCCACAACGTGGTCATCATCGACAGGGGCCGCATTGTCAGCACCTCCACCATCCACGATCTCACCCGGACCGACGTCACGGAGGTCCAGGGCCCGGATCTGCGGAGCGTTGAGCTCGCCCTGGAGGCCGACGGCATAAAGGGGCTGCGGGCCAGCGGCGACTCCGGGGCTGTAGTCCTGGTTGATGCGGCGCCTGAGCGGGTGGGGGAAAGCATGTGGCGCCACCATGTCCACATCAGCCTCCTGCGCAGGAAGCCGGGAGCCAGTCTGGAAGACTATTACAGCGGACTCACGTCGCCGGAGTTTGCGGCGGCCCGCGAGAGGGAGAGCAGATAA
- a CDS encoding S9 family peptidase, with protein MTQTPLRDSATTAAPTPPVAKKIPSERVHHGDVFVDNYEWLRDKESPEVVEHLKAENAYQEAVTAHQEPLREAIFQEIKGRTQETDLSVPHRKDGWWYFSRSVEGKEYGIQCRVRAADTDDKIADWTPPAVQPGVEIPGEEVLLDGNVEAEGKPFFSVGGSAVTVDGTLYAYAVDNSGDERFTLRIKDLSTGKLLPDVIENIFYGVAFSPDGTRIFYTVVDDSWRPYQVRAHVLGTPVADDVVIYQEDDAAMWLGFELSADRRHLVLGIGCSEYSETRLLRFDDPAQELTTVISRNERVLYEAEPFLLAGPDGEKQERILLTHNRSAVNSMVSLADPAGLARPLAEQDWVTVVGHSDDVRINGAGVTSTHLVVSIRKDTIERVQFIGLAGLGTPAQEEPVEPAFDEELYTAGVGGSDYGAPVIRLGYTSYFTPSRVYDFVLPTPEQPAGELLLRKESPVLGGYDGSDYVATREWADAADGTRIPLSVLRHKAVKQDSTAAGLVYGYGSYEMSMDPGFGIARLSLLDRGVVFVIAHIRGGGELGRHWYENGKKLTKKNTFTDFVDATDWLAGSGWVDPARIAALGGSAGGLLMGAVANMAPEKYAVIVAQVPFVDPLTSILDPELPLSALEWEEWGNPITDPAAYAYMKSYSPYENVREAAYPKIAAVTSFNDTRVLYVEPAKWVQELRNKTTGTEPIVMKIEMDGGHGGASGRYVQWRERAWDYAFIADSLGATELLPGAGLK; from the coding sequence ATGACCCAGACTCCGCTGCGGGATTCCGCCACCACTGCCGCCCCCACACCGCCGGTTGCCAAGAAGATCCCGTCAGAGCGTGTCCACCACGGGGATGTTTTTGTGGACAACTACGAGTGGCTGCGGGACAAGGAATCCCCCGAAGTGGTGGAGCACCTGAAGGCCGAGAATGCCTACCAGGAAGCTGTCACCGCGCACCAGGAGCCGCTGCGCGAGGCCATCTTCCAGGAGATTAAGGGCCGCACCCAGGAAACCGACCTCTCCGTGCCGCACCGCAAGGACGGCTGGTGGTACTTCAGCCGCTCCGTGGAGGGCAAGGAGTACGGCATCCAGTGCCGGGTCAGGGCCGCGGACACCGATGACAAGATAGCCGACTGGACCCCGCCCGCGGTGCAGCCCGGCGTCGAAATCCCAGGCGAGGAAGTCCTGCTGGACGGCAACGTGGAGGCGGAGGGCAAGCCCTTCTTCTCGGTGGGCGGTTCTGCAGTGACCGTGGACGGCACCCTCTACGCCTATGCCGTGGACAATTCCGGGGACGAGCGCTTCACCCTCCGCATCAAGGACCTCAGCACGGGCAAGCTGTTGCCGGACGTCATCGAGAACATCTTCTACGGCGTCGCCTTCTCCCCGGACGGCACCCGGATTTTCTACACTGTGGTGGATGATTCCTGGCGCCCGTACCAGGTGAGGGCGCACGTCCTGGGCACGCCTGTGGCCGATGACGTGGTCATTTACCAGGAGGACGACGCCGCCATGTGGCTCGGCTTCGAGCTCTCCGCCGACAGGCGCCACCTTGTGCTGGGCATCGGCTGCTCCGAGTACAGTGAAACCCGACTGCTCCGCTTCGATGATCCCGCCCAGGAGCTCACCACCGTGATCTCCCGGAACGAACGCGTGCTCTATGAGGCTGAGCCGTTCCTGCTCGCCGGCCCGGACGGTGAAAAACAGGAGCGCATCCTCCTCACGCACAACCGCAGTGCCGTCAACTCCATGGTCTCCCTGGCAGACCCGGCCGGGCTCGCCAGGCCGCTGGCGGAGCAGGACTGGGTCACCGTCGTCGGGCATTCCGACGACGTCCGCATCAATGGCGCGGGCGTCACCTCCACGCACCTGGTGGTTTCCATCCGCAAGGACACCATCGAGCGGGTGCAGTTCATCGGGCTGGCGGGGTTGGGAACGCCTGCCCAGGAAGAACCCGTGGAGCCGGCCTTCGACGAGGAGCTGTACACGGCCGGCGTGGGCGGCTCCGACTACGGGGCCCCGGTCATCCGGCTGGGCTACACGTCCTACTTCACGCCGTCGCGCGTGTACGACTTCGTCCTGCCCACCCCGGAACAGCCCGCCGGCGAGCTGCTCCTGCGCAAGGAAAGCCCGGTCCTGGGCGGCTACGACGGCAGCGACTACGTCGCCACCCGGGAATGGGCCGACGCCGCCGACGGCACCAGGATTCCGCTGTCCGTACTGCGGCACAAGGCCGTGAAGCAGGATTCGACGGCGGCCGGCCTGGTGTACGGGTACGGCTCCTATGAGATGAGCATGGATCCGGGCTTCGGGATCGCGCGGCTGTCCCTGCTGGACCGCGGCGTGGTGTTCGTGATCGCCCACATCCGCGGCGGCGGGGAGCTGGGCCGGCACTGGTACGAGAACGGCAAGAAGCTCACCAAGAAAAACACGTTCACCGACTTTGTGGACGCCACCGATTGGCTGGCAGGTTCAGGCTGGGTGGATCCTGCCCGGATCGCCGCACTGGGCGGATCGGCCGGCGGGCTGCTCATGGGTGCCGTGGCAAACATGGCACCGGAGAAGTACGCCGTGATCGTGGCGCAGGTGCCGTTTGTGGACCCGTTGACCAGCATCCTGGATCCGGAGCTGCCGCTGTCCGCCCTGGAGTGGGAGGAATGGGGCAACCCCATCACCGATCCCGCGGCCTACGCCTACATGAAGTCCTACTCCCCCTACGAGAACGTCAGGGAGGCGGCATATCCCAAGATCGCCGCCGTGACGTCCTTCAACGACACCCGGGTGCTCTACGTGGAACCGGCCAAGTGGGTGCAGGAGCTGCGGAACAAGACCACCGGCACCGAGCCCATCGTCATGAAGATCGAGATGGACGGCGGCCATGGCGGCGCCTCCGGCCGCTACGTACAGTGGCGCGAACGGGCCTGGGACTACGCCTTCATCGCCGACTCCCTGGGTGCCACCGAGCTGCTGCCCGGCGCCGGCCTGAAGTAG
- a CDS encoding Hsp20/alpha crystallin family protein: MLMRTDPFRELDRLAQQVLGTAARPAAMPMDAWREDQEFVVAFDLPGVALDSVDLDVERNVLTVRAERPEPAGKDTELIASERPRGVFSRQLILGDTLDTDNVKATYDAGVLTLRIPVAEKAKPRKIEIETKGAKQEIAA; the protein is encoded by the coding sequence ATGTTGATGCGAACTGATCCGTTCCGCGAGCTGGACAGGCTGGCCCAGCAGGTCCTCGGCACGGCGGCGCGCCCGGCAGCGATGCCGATGGACGCGTGGCGGGAGGACCAGGAATTTGTAGTCGCTTTTGATCTGCCCGGTGTCGCACTGGATTCTGTGGATCTGGATGTGGAACGGAATGTCCTGACGGTACGGGCCGAGCGCCCCGAGCCCGCGGGCAAGGATACCGAGTTGATCGCCTCCGAGCGGCCGCGCGGCGTGTTCAGCCGTCAGCTGATCCTCGGGGACACCCTGGACACGGACAATGTGAAGGCTACGTACGACGCCGGTGTCCTGACGCTGCGGATTCCTGTCGCCGAGAAGGCCAAGCCGCGCAAGATCGAGATTGAGACGAAGGGGGCAAAGCAAGAGATTGCCGCCTAG
- a CDS encoding AMP-binding protein, whose product MTTQLDFARVSFAADLARYGNRPAILADGLTLTYRELAARVDSFARRLGTERRLIALAASNDVESLVAYLAALASGHPLILLPEDKPAALQSLVAAYDPDVVVRSANGKCVLDERRPVTRHNLHPDLALLLSTSGSTGSPKLVRLSHANLQANAESIATYLRITAEDRAATTLPMSYCYGLSVINSHLLRGAGLVLTGLSVVDPCFWELFRRESATAFAAVPYTFELLERVGFADMDLPSLRYVTQAGGRLAPESVRHYAELGRRQGWELFVMYGATEATARMAYLPPDLAAAHPGAIGVPVPGGDFRIEPVPGLADGELVYTGPNVMLGYAETPEDLAEGRTVTELRTGDLAAKNDAGLYEVRGRRSRFVKIVGLRVDLGQVERLLADLGVHAASAGTDQGLVVAVEGTQDTRLLTKVLAQGLGLPRAAVDIHAVAELPRLATGKVDYPAVAALSANAPTNAPAQNETPHNETHPAPDKRPQQERGKPAGPDTVRRIYEDTLEQTDIADTDTFVSLGGDSLSFVAASVRLEQALGHLPPDWHVTPIRDLERRRAGSPARTRLARLFAPTDTSLVLRAAGILLIAGTHIGLFNWQGMAHVLIAAAGFNFARFQLSGDRLPRLRRQLTSVARIAVPSMLFIAFAYLVTDRYGLVNIVLLNSMLGDEQITTQWHFWFIEVIVYILLAMTALLSIPWLHRAERRFPFVFPLILFGGGLLTRYEIVEPGVPYTVPALWLFALGWAVARSRNLAQRCIVSVLAVLTVPGFFEDANRDATVVAGVLLLVWLPTLPMPRVLGPVTVLLASASMHIYLVHWLVYPPLAGLGLPLALAASLAAGVAYWALCNRVAGAAHRLLARK is encoded by the coding sequence ATGACCACGCAGCTTGATTTCGCGCGGGTTTCTTTCGCTGCCGATCTTGCGCGCTACGGAAACCGGCCTGCCATCCTCGCCGACGGGCTGACGCTGACCTACCGGGAACTGGCCGCCCGCGTGGACAGCTTTGCCCGGAGGCTGGGCACCGAACGGCGCCTGATTGCCCTTGCGGCGTCCAACGACGTCGAATCCCTGGTGGCGTACCTCGCTGCCCTCGCGTCCGGGCACCCGCTGATCCTCCTCCCGGAGGACAAGCCCGCGGCCCTCCAATCCCTGGTAGCCGCCTACGACCCCGACGTGGTGGTCCGGTCCGCCAACGGCAAGTGCGTCCTGGACGAACGCAGGCCCGTGACCAGGCACAACCTGCATCCGGACCTCGCACTCCTCCTCAGCACCTCGGGCTCCACGGGTTCCCCCAAACTGGTCCGGCTGTCCCACGCCAACCTGCAGGCCAACGCCGAGTCCATCGCAACGTATCTGCGGATCACGGCCGAGGACCGGGCCGCCACCACGCTGCCGATGTCCTACTGCTACGGCCTCTCCGTCATCAACAGCCACCTGCTCCGCGGCGCAGGCCTGGTCCTGACAGGACTGTCAGTGGTGGATCCGTGCTTCTGGGAGCTGTTCCGGCGGGAAAGCGCCACTGCGTTCGCTGCCGTGCCTTACACCTTTGAGCTCCTGGAACGCGTGGGGTTCGCGGACATGGACCTGCCCAGCCTGCGCTACGTCACCCAGGCCGGCGGCAGGCTCGCCCCGGAATCTGTCCGGCACTACGCGGAACTGGGCCGCCGGCAGGGCTGGGAGCTGTTCGTCATGTACGGCGCCACGGAAGCCACGGCCCGGATGGCCTACCTGCCACCGGACCTCGCCGCGGCCCATCCCGGCGCCATCGGCGTGCCCGTTCCCGGCGGGGACTTCCGCATTGAACCCGTGCCCGGCCTGGCGGACGGCGAGCTGGTGTACACCGGGCCCAACGTCATGCTGGGATACGCCGAAACGCCGGAGGACCTGGCGGAGGGCCGCACCGTCACCGAGCTCCGCACCGGCGACCTCGCGGCGAAGAACGACGCCGGCCTCTACGAAGTGCGCGGGCGGCGCAGCCGGTTCGTCAAGATCGTCGGGTTGCGCGTGGACCTGGGCCAGGTGGAGCGCCTCCTGGCGGACCTCGGAGTGCACGCGGCGAGCGCCGGAACAGACCAGGGGCTCGTTGTGGCGGTCGAAGGAACCCAGGACACCCGGCTGCTCACCAAAGTCCTGGCCCAGGGCCTCGGCCTGCCCCGCGCCGCCGTCGACATCCATGCCGTGGCGGAACTTCCCCGCCTGGCCACCGGCAAGGTGGACTACCCCGCCGTGGCGGCGCTCTCCGCAAACGCCCCCACAAACGCCCCCGCCCAGAACGAAACCCCGCACAACGAAACCCACCCCGCCCCGGACAAGCGCCCGCAGCAGGAGCGCGGCAAGCCCGCGGGTCCGGACACCGTCAGGCGCATCTACGAGGACACCCTGGAGCAAACGGACATCGCGGACACGGACACGTTCGTCTCGCTCGGCGGCGACTCACTGTCCTTCGTGGCGGCCTCGGTCCGGCTCGAGCAGGCCCTGGGCCACCTGCCCCCGGACTGGCATGTCACGCCGATCCGGGACCTGGAGCGGCGCCGGGCAGGGAGTCCCGCCCGGACCCGGCTCGCACGGCTCTTCGCTCCCACGGACACCAGCCTGGTCCTCCGGGCCGCGGGAATCCTGCTGATCGCCGGCACGCACATCGGCCTGTTCAACTGGCAGGGCATGGCCCACGTCCTCATCGCCGCCGCCGGGTTCAACTTCGCCCGCTTCCAGCTCTCCGGCGACAGGCTTCCCCGCCTGCGCCGGCAGCTCACCAGCGTGGCCCGGATCGCCGTGCCCAGCATGCTGTTCATCGCTTTCGCCTACCTGGTGACTGACCGCTACGGCCTGGTGAACATCGTGCTCCTGAACTCCATGCTCGGGGACGAACAGATCACCACGCAGTGGCATTTCTGGTTCATCGAGGTGATCGTCTACATCCTGCTGGCCATGACCGCCCTGCTCTCCATCCCGTGGCTGCACCGCGCGGAACGCAGGTTCCCGTTCGTTTTTCCGCTCATCCTGTTCGGCGGCGGGCTCCTGACCCGCTACGAAATCGTGGAACCCGGCGTGCCATACACCGTCCCTGCCCTGTGGCTCTTCGCGCTCGGATGGGCGGTGGCGCGGTCCCGCAACCTCGCGCAGCGCTGCATCGTTTCCGTCCTGGCCGTCCTCACCGTTCCGGGGTTCTTCGAGGACGCCAACCGCGATGCCACGGTGGTTGCCGGGGTCCTGCTGCTTGTGTGGCTGCCCACCCTCCCCATGCCGCGGGTCCTGGGCCCGGTGACGGTCCTGCTGGCCAGCGCCTCCATGCACATCTACCTTGTCCACTGGCTGGTCTACCCGCCGCTGGCCGGCCTGGGCCTTCCGCTGGCACTGGCCGCCTCGTTGGCGGCTGGGGTGGCCTACTGGGCTTTGTGCAACAGGGTTGCCGGGGCCGCGCACCGCCTGCTCGCGCGGAAGTGA
- a CDS encoding CPBP family intramembrane glutamic endopeptidase has protein sequence MKRLITHAVTRAVLAYAGVTLVIALSYELMPVHVLGEDLSMAVSLTVVACLLVLPALASRRFSLLRAFRIPVAGPDLTGLWAWLSAAVVMLLALALLILLAEGDPLAAATAPISVVLEELIFRGLPLALLLGVKSSLKGRMAVVLVSSLTFAALHFSTLSIMYVDRFVFACLALALAFKFESLWPAVLYHALANITALVTADLMYHPGYAWVYIPLDITIFAMVFLFCSRSTIRQTSQIGPVKVP, from the coding sequence ATGAAAAGACTTATTACGCATGCTGTCACCAGGGCCGTCCTTGCCTACGCCGGCGTCACACTCGTTATAGCCCTCAGCTATGAGCTGATGCCGGTACACGTCCTTGGTGAGGATCTGTCCATGGCCGTTTCCCTCACCGTCGTAGCGTGTTTGCTGGTGCTGCCTGCACTCGCCAGTCGACGGTTCAGTCTCCTGCGGGCATTCCGGATTCCCGTGGCGGGTCCGGACTTGACAGGCCTCTGGGCGTGGCTGTCCGCTGCGGTGGTGATGCTGCTGGCACTTGCCCTGCTCATCTTGCTTGCCGAAGGCGATCCGTTGGCGGCAGCCACTGCCCCCATTAGCGTGGTGCTGGAGGAACTCATTTTCCGCGGACTGCCGCTGGCGTTACTTCTGGGCGTGAAAAGTTCACTAAAAGGGCGGATGGCCGTTGTTTTAGTCAGTTCACTTACTTTTGCCGCCCTTCATTTCTCGACGCTTTCCATCATGTATGTGGACCGTTTTGTTTTCGCTTGCCTGGCGCTGGCTCTCGCGTTTAAATTCGAATCGCTCTGGCCCGCAGTCCTGTATCATGCATTGGCGAATATCACGGCGCTTGTTACGGCGGACCTGATGTACCACCCGGGGTACGCTTGGGTCTATATTCCGCTGGACATCACCATCTTTGCGATGGTGTTTTTGTTCTGCTCCAGGTCAACAATCAGACAAACGTCACAAATCGGTCCGGTGAAAGTTCCATGA